Proteins encoded within one genomic window of Microbacterium sp. zg-B185:
- a CDS encoding MFS transporter, translating to MTTHSSERVTTGALPGRGVNLALALLSFTVTFWAWNIIGPIGVSYAEDLDLSPTQLSMAIATPVLVGSAGRILTGALTDRFGGRIMFTILTAVSAIPVLLVMWAGEAGSYPLLLLFGFILGIAGTTFAVGIPFVNAWYEPGKRGFATGLFGAGMGGTALSAFFTPRLVTSVGYVWAHLIIAAGLLVVAVIVWLGMRDSPAWRPNRDRVLPKLEDAARLTVTWQMAFLYAVTFGGFVAFSTYLPTYLREVYGFDLTGAGARTAGFAIAAVIARPVGGWLSDRFGPALITGISLAGAAVMAVVISLKPPPELLAGASFIAMAISLGLGTGAVFAWVAQRAPARSVGSVTGIVGAAGGFGGFFPPLVMGATYDAETHSYTVGLLLLCATAVVALIFTIYLSRGRAPEAVESGQR from the coding sequence GTGACCACCCACAGCTCCGAGCGGGTCACGACCGGCGCACTGCCCGGTCGTGGGGTGAATCTCGCTCTGGCGCTGCTGTCCTTCACCGTCACATTCTGGGCGTGGAACATCATCGGGCCGATCGGAGTCAGCTATGCCGAGGACCTGGATCTGTCCCCCACGCAGCTGTCCATGGCGATCGCCACGCCCGTTCTGGTCGGTTCCGCGGGCCGCATCCTCACCGGCGCACTGACCGACCGTTTCGGCGGGCGGATCATGTTCACCATCCTGACTGCGGTGTCGGCGATCCCGGTCCTCCTGGTGATGTGGGCCGGCGAGGCCGGCTCATACCCCCTGCTGCTGCTCTTCGGCTTCATCCTCGGGATCGCCGGAACGACCTTCGCCGTCGGCATCCCCTTCGTCAACGCCTGGTACGAGCCCGGCAAGCGCGGCTTCGCGACCGGCCTGTTCGGTGCCGGGATGGGCGGTACCGCGCTCTCGGCGTTCTTCACGCCCCGCCTGGTGACATCGGTGGGGTACGTCTGGGCCCATCTGATCATCGCCGCCGGTCTGCTGGTGGTCGCCGTCATCGTCTGGCTGGGGATGCGCGACTCTCCCGCGTGGCGACCCAATCGCGACCGGGTCCTGCCGAAACTCGAGGACGCCGCGCGTCTGACCGTGACGTGGCAGATGGCGTTCCTGTACGCCGTGACCTTCGGCGGGTTCGTCGCCTTCTCCACGTACCTGCCGACGTATCTGCGGGAGGTGTACGGCTTCGATCTGACCGGGGCCGGGGCACGCACCGCCGGCTTCGCCATCGCCGCGGTCATCGCGCGCCCCGTGGGCGGCTGGCTCTCGGATCGGTTCGGTCCGGCTCTGATCACCGGCATCTCGCTCGCCGGCGCCGCGGTGATGGCCGTGGTGATCTCGCTCAAGCCACCTCCGGAACTTCTGGCCGGAGCGTCCTTCATAGCCATGGCGATCTCGCTCGGGCTGGGCACCGGAGCGGTCTTCGCCTGGGTGGCACAACGCGCACCCGCCCGGAGTGTGGGCTCGGTGACGGGGATCGTCGGCGCCGCCGGAGGCTTCGGGGGCTTCTTCCCCCCGCTGGTGATGGGCGCCACGTACGACGCCGAGACGCACAGCTACACCGTCGGGCTGCTGCTGCTGTGCGCGACAGCGGTGGTCGCCCTGATCTTCACGATCTACCTGAGCCGAGGCCGGGCTCCCGAGGCGGTCGAATCGGGGCAGCGCTGA
- the narH gene encoding nitrate reductase subunit beta, producing MRVMAQMGMVMNLDKCIGCHTCSVTCKQAWTNRAGTEYVWFNNVETRPGQGYPRRYEDQEKWRGGWTVNRRGRLKLRTGGRVRRLLSIFSSPVQPELKDYYEPWTYDYRTLIDAPLGDDFPVARPKSLITGEDTKITWSANWDDNLGGVSELGHLDPMVEKVRRESEDAIKFQFEQTFMFYLPRICEHCLNPSCMASCPSGAIYKRAEDGIVLVDQDRCRGWRQCITGCPYKKMYFNHKTGKAEKCTLCYPRLEVGLPTICSETCVGRLRYLGLFLYDADGVTAAASTPNERDLYEAQLELMLDPNDPAVIRAAQEQDIPEDWLDAARRSPVYALAKTYRVALPLHPEYRTMPMVWYIPPLSPIVDLLRDQGHDAEAAGTLFGAIEALRIPVEYLAELFTAGDATIITTVLRRLAAMRAYLRDITLGRERDESIPASVGIDGETLYAMYRLLAIAKYEDRYVIPTAHYEQAHDLEELGCSLDFDGGPYANASAPFGEASGTPTPVAVETFQALQDRQSSDSRAGDETMRGRVNLLNWDGNGAPNGLFPPRGGTAERKAEGG from the coding sequence ATGCGCGTGATGGCTCAGATGGGCATGGTGATGAATCTGGACAAGTGCATCGGGTGCCACACCTGCTCGGTGACCTGCAAACAGGCGTGGACGAACCGCGCCGGCACCGAGTACGTCTGGTTCAACAACGTCGAGACCCGACCCGGGCAGGGGTATCCGCGGCGATACGAGGATCAGGAGAAGTGGCGCGGGGGCTGGACGGTGAACCGGCGCGGGCGGCTCAAGCTGCGCACCGGCGGCCGCGTCCGACGCCTGCTGTCGATCTTCTCCTCGCCGGTGCAGCCGGAGCTGAAGGACTACTACGAGCCGTGGACGTACGACTACCGCACGCTGATCGACGCCCCGCTCGGGGATGATTTCCCGGTCGCGCGGCCGAAGTCGCTGATCACCGGTGAGGACACCAAGATCACCTGGTCAGCCAACTGGGACGACAACCTGGGCGGGGTCAGCGAGCTGGGACACCTCGATCCGATGGTGGAGAAGGTGCGACGCGAGTCCGAGGACGCGATCAAGTTCCAGTTCGAGCAGACCTTCATGTTCTACCTGCCGCGCATCTGCGAGCACTGCCTGAATCCGTCGTGCATGGCATCCTGCCCCTCCGGCGCGATCTACAAGCGGGCCGAAGACGGCATCGTCCTGGTCGACCAGGACCGCTGCCGCGGCTGGCGTCAGTGCATCACCGGCTGCCCGTACAAGAAGATGTACTTCAACCACAAGACCGGCAAGGCGGAGAAGTGCACGCTCTGCTACCCGCGCCTGGAGGTGGGGCTGCCCACCATCTGCTCGGAGACGTGCGTCGGACGACTGCGCTACCTCGGACTGTTCCTCTACGACGCGGACGGCGTGACCGCCGCCGCCTCGACCCCGAACGAGCGGGATCTGTACGAGGCACAGCTCGAGCTGATGCTCGATCCGAATGATCCGGCCGTGATCCGGGCCGCCCAGGAGCAGGACATCCCGGAGGACTGGCTGGATGCCGCGCGCCGCTCACCGGTGTACGCACTGGCCAAGACCTACCGCGTGGCACTGCCGCTGCACCCGGAGTACCGCACGATGCCGATGGTCTGGTACATCCCGCCGCTGTCGCCCATCGTCGACCTGCTGCGCGACCAGGGGCACGATGCGGAGGCGGCCGGCACGCTCTTCGGCGCGATCGAGGCGCTGCGCATCCCGGTGGAGTATCTGGCGGAGCTGTTCACGGCAGGGGATGCGACGATCATCACCACGGTTCTGCGCCGCCTCGCGGCGATGCGCGCGTACCTGCGCGACATCACGCTGGGTCGGGAACGGGACGAGTCCATCCCGGCGTCGGTCGGCATCGACGGCGAGACCCTCTACGCGATGTACCGGCTGCTGGCGATCGCGAAGTACGAGGACCGGTACGTCATCCCGACGGCTCACTACGAGCAGGCGCACGATCTGGAAGAGCTCGGCTGCTCGCTCGATTTCGACGGCGGTCCGTACGCGAACGCGTCGGCGCCGTTCGGAGAAGCCAGCGGAACGCCGACGCCGGTCGCGGTGGAGACCTTCCAGGCGCTGCAGGACCGCCAGAGCTCCGATTCACGAGCCGGCGATGAGACGATGCGGGGTCGGGTGAACCTTCTCAACTGGGACGGCAACGGGGCCCCCAACGGCCTGTTCCCGCCCCGCGGCGGGACGGCGGAGCGGAAGGCGGAGGGCGGATGA
- a CDS encoding bifunctional [glutamine synthetase] adenylyltransferase/[glutamine synthetase]-adenylyl-L-tyrosine phosphorylase: MSTSERSQSLTHLARLGFSRLGEAEAQLVELEELLGLGRDVLTASAVHAADPDAAVSGLTQIARRDAGCVRTLHADLGGRRALWALLGASTGFADFYLRHPEELAHLVGAGSTLPSAEGMRTALLESVGAQDGFAADGSDASWVALRVRYRQLLADIAAFDLLSASPVDEVGIVAARLADAAAAALEASLCVARTRVAGGGAGTGAFSRDQVAGTCLAIIGMGKAGARELNYVSDVDVIFVAGGDDALIAEVGESRIVDIATRLAVQTMRGISGVEIEPPLWEVDANLRPEGKQGALVRTLDSHLSYYDRWAKSWEFQALLKARPLAGDPELGAAYVAAVQPKIWTSAARENFVDSVQRMRERVTDNIPAAEVPFQIKLGPGGIRDIEFTVQLLQLVHGLSDDRIRQRGTLDALDALVEQGYIGRAEAATFSNDYRVLRLLEHRVQLRNLRRTHLMPSRPEDLRVLARSSGIADSGEKIWQTWETIKREVRDIHVRLFYRPLLTAVASLPEQERTLSLAQAHDRLAAIGFTDPVGALRHIAALTSGLSRGATIQRHLMPVMIRWFADGVDPDYGLIAFRRISERLGGSPWFLRMLRDSSGAAERLTRVLSSSRYVGELMEWIPESAAWLDDPELLQPRSGVALQQEARAIQARHATIADAARAIRALRRRELLRIAMSAILGTSTIEEIATALTTVTEVTIQATLRAVRREIVPPEDAALDFSVIAMGRFGGSELGFGSDADVMYVYRPNGVDPQRAHELSIQLVSGLRTHSEDQRVPLDLDADLRPEGRNGPVARSLEAYTEYYRRWSLSWEAQALLRARGVAGSAKLISAFTDLADDVRYPASVDPQALREIKRIKARVEKERLPQGVDPARHLKLGPGSLSDVEWLVQLLQMEHAHRIPAMRTTSTIAALRAAQGAGIVPEASADRLAEAWRLASRLRSANTLLSGQTSDVLPTGRKKLDGIGRLLGYPPRSATQVEEDYLGATRRARRVFEHLFYG; the protein is encoded by the coding sequence ATGTCCACGAGCGAACGGTCGCAGTCACTCACCCACCTGGCCCGGCTCGGTTTCAGCCGGCTGGGCGAGGCGGAGGCCCAGCTCGTCGAGCTCGAGGAGCTGCTCGGACTCGGACGGGATGTCCTCACCGCGTCGGCTGTGCATGCCGCCGATCCCGATGCGGCCGTATCGGGACTGACGCAGATCGCGCGGCGGGACGCCGGCTGCGTGCGGACACTGCACGCCGACCTCGGCGGGCGGCGGGCGCTGTGGGCGCTGCTGGGAGCATCGACCGGCTTCGCCGACTTCTATCTGCGGCATCCAGAGGAGCTCGCCCACCTGGTCGGGGCGGGCTCGACGCTGCCGTCGGCCGAGGGCATGCGGACGGCTCTGCTGGAGTCCGTGGGTGCGCAGGACGGCTTCGCCGCGGACGGGAGCGACGCGTCGTGGGTCGCGCTCCGGGTCCGCTATCGCCAACTGCTGGCCGACATCGCCGCGTTCGACCTGCTGAGCGCGTCCCCGGTGGACGAGGTGGGCATCGTCGCGGCACGACTGGCGGATGCCGCCGCCGCGGCGCTGGAGGCGTCGCTGTGCGTGGCACGCACCCGCGTCGCCGGCGGGGGAGCGGGCACGGGTGCGTTCTCCCGCGATCAGGTCGCGGGCACCTGTCTGGCCATCATCGGGATGGGTAAGGCAGGAGCGCGAGAGTTGAACTACGTCAGTGACGTGGATGTGATCTTCGTCGCCGGCGGGGACGACGCGCTCATCGCCGAGGTCGGAGAGAGTCGCATCGTGGACATCGCGACGCGGCTCGCAGTACAGACGATGCGCGGCATCTCGGGAGTGGAGATCGAACCGCCGCTGTGGGAAGTGGACGCCAACCTCCGCCCAGAGGGCAAACAGGGGGCGCTGGTGCGCACCCTCGATTCGCACTTGTCCTACTACGATCGCTGGGCCAAGAGCTGGGAGTTCCAAGCGCTGCTGAAGGCGCGACCCCTGGCCGGCGACCCCGAACTCGGCGCCGCATACGTTGCAGCAGTGCAGCCGAAGATCTGGACCAGCGCGGCGCGCGAGAATTTCGTGGACAGCGTCCAGCGCATGCGCGAACGCGTCACCGACAACATCCCGGCCGCAGAGGTCCCGTTCCAGATCAAGCTGGGCCCCGGGGGTATCCGGGACATCGAGTTCACCGTTCAGCTGCTCCAGCTCGTGCACGGACTCTCCGATGATCGGATCCGCCAGCGCGGCACGCTGGACGCACTGGACGCACTGGTCGAACAGGGCTACATCGGCCGCGCGGAGGCGGCGACGTTCTCGAACGACTACCGGGTGCTCCGCCTGCTCGAGCATCGGGTTCAGCTGCGCAATCTGCGGCGCACGCACCTGATGCCGTCGCGTCCCGAGGATCTCAGAGTGCTGGCCCGCTCGTCCGGCATCGCGGACTCCGGCGAAAAGATCTGGCAGACCTGGGAGACGATCAAGCGCGAGGTGCGCGACATCCACGTGCGCCTGTTCTACCGCCCCCTGCTGACGGCGGTCGCATCGCTTCCCGAGCAGGAGCGGACGCTGTCGCTTGCGCAGGCCCACGATCGGCTGGCGGCCATCGGCTTCACCGATCCGGTGGGCGCCCTGCGACACATCGCCGCGCTGACCAGCGGGCTCAGCCGCGGCGCGACCATCCAGCGGCACCTGATGCCGGTCATGATCCGCTGGTTCGCCGACGGAGTCGACCCCGACTACGGGCTGATCGCCTTCCGGCGGATCAGCGAGCGGCTCGGCGGCAGCCCCTGGTTCCTGCGCATGCTGCGGGACTCCTCCGGCGCTGCCGAGCGGCTCACGCGCGTCCTGTCCAGCTCCCGCTACGTCGGGGAGCTGATGGAGTGGATCCCCGAGTCCGCGGCCTGGCTCGATGACCCCGAGCTGCTTCAGCCTCGATCCGGCGTCGCTCTGCAGCAGGAGGCGCGTGCGATCCAGGCACGGCACGCCACGATCGCGGACGCCGCGCGCGCGATCCGGGCGCTGCGTCGCCGTGAACTGCTGCGCATCGCGATGTCCGCGATTCTGGGGACCTCGACGATCGAGGAGATCGCCACCGCGTTGACCACGGTGACCGAGGTGACGATCCAGGCGACGCTGCGCGCGGTACGCCGCGAGATCGTGCCCCCGGAGGACGCTGCGCTGGATTTCTCGGTCATCGCGATGGGCCGCTTCGGCGGCAGCGAACTGGGGTTCGGCTCGGATGCCGACGTGATGTACGTGTACCGGCCGAACGGTGTGGATCCGCAGCGCGCGCACGAGCTGTCGATCCAGCTCGTCTCCGGCCTGCGGACGCACTCGGAGGATCAGCGGGTGCCGCTGGATCTGGACGCGGACCTGCGTCCCGAGGGACGCAACGGACCGGTCGCCCGGTCTCTGGAGGCGTACACCGAGTACTACCGCCGCTGGTCCCTGTCCTGGGAGGCGCAGGCGCTGCTGCGGGCCAGGGGCGTCGCAGGCAGCGCGAAGCTGATCAGCGCTTTCACCGACCTGGCCGATGACGTGCGCTACCCGGCATCCGTCGACCCGCAGGCGCTGCGGGAGATCAAGAGGATCAAAGCCCGTGTCGAGAAGGAACGGCTGCCCCAGGGCGTGGACCCGGCGCGCCATCTCAAGCTCGGACCCGGCTCGCTCAGCGATGTGGAATGGCTGGTGCAGCTGCTGCAGATGGAGCACGCGCACCGCATTCCCGCGATGAGGACGACGTCCACCATCGCCGCGCTGCGAGCGGCCCAAGGCGCCGGCATCGTTCCCGAGGCATCCGCCGACCGCCTCGCCGAGGCGTGGCGGCTGGCCAGCAGACTGCGGTCGGCGAACACCCTGCTGTCCGGCCAGACCAGCGATGTCCTTCCCACGGGTCGTAAGAAACTGGACGGCATCGGCCGGCTCCTGGGCTACCCGCCGCGCTCGGCCACTCAGGTCGAGGAGGACTACCTCGGCGCGACCCGTCGTGCTCGCCGCGTCTTCGAGCACCTGTTCTACGGCTGA
- the narI gene encoding respiratory nitrate reductase subunit gamma encodes MDVFLWAVLPYLTIALLVGGLIWRYRYDQFGWTTRSSQLYESRLLRIGSPLFHFGILVVLIGHFMGLVIPQSWTDAIGVTEDSYHAVALGLGGIAGFATLVGIGILIFRRRATGPVFMATTKNDKTMYVVLVAAIVTGLATTIISAVDPSPDQNYRETVAPWFRSLFILQPDIATMTQAPFSFHLHTVCGMALFILWPFTRLVHAFTAPVQYLFRPYIVYRSRDHRPTTGGATRRGWAPVGTPDRAPDPTARRARR; translated from the coding sequence ATGGACGTCTTCCTGTGGGCGGTGCTGCCGTACCTGACGATCGCGCTGCTGGTGGGCGGGCTGATCTGGCGATATCGCTATGACCAGTTCGGATGGACCACCCGGTCCTCCCAGCTGTACGAGTCGCGACTCCTGCGGATCGGGTCACCGCTGTTCCACTTCGGCATCCTGGTGGTGCTCATCGGACATTTCATGGGACTGGTGATCCCGCAGTCCTGGACCGACGCGATCGGCGTGACCGAGGACAGCTACCACGCCGTCGCGCTGGGTCTGGGCGGCATCGCCGGGTTCGCCACGCTCGTGGGCATCGGCATCCTGATCTTCCGTCGTCGCGCCACCGGCCCGGTGTTCATGGCGACGACCAAGAACGACAAGACGATGTACGTCGTCCTGGTCGCGGCGATCGTCACGGGTCTGGCCACGACGATCATCAGCGCCGTGGATCCGTCTCCAGACCAGAACTACCGTGAAACCGTCGCCCCGTGGTTCCGGTCGCTGTTCATCCTCCAGCCCGACATCGCAACGATGACACAGGCCCCCTTCTCGTTCCACCTGCACACGGTATGCGGCATGGCGCTGTTCATCCTGTGGCCTTTCACCCGGCTCGTGCACGCCTTCACGGCACCTGTGCAGTACCTGTTCCGGCCCTACATCGTCTATCGCAGCCGCGATCACCGCCCCACGACGGGCGGCGCCACGCGGCGCGGCTGGGCGCCGGTGGGCACACCGGACCGTGCCCCTGATCCCACGGCCCGGCGGGCACGCCGGTGA
- the narJ gene encoding nitrate reductase molybdenum cofactor assembly chaperone: MNRAVIYQAASVTLSYPTAEVLGMRGVIRRAVSETAPAAGTHFAPLLEWWETTPAETVQQTYVDVFDMSKRHALYLSYWTDGDTRRRGQVLAELKQRYREHGLELATTGELPDHLPLVLEFARHAPDAGAALLQEYRASLELIRIALAERESPYAGVLAGICQTLPGRSPHDRQQAMAMAAAGPPAESVGLDAYDPRLLPLAGSEGGR, encoded by the coding sequence ATGAACCGCGCCGTGATCTATCAGGCCGCCTCGGTGACGCTCAGTTACCCCACCGCAGAGGTGCTCGGGATGCGTGGGGTGATCCGTCGGGCCGTCTCCGAGACGGCGCCGGCAGCCGGCACGCACTTCGCGCCGCTGCTGGAGTGGTGGGAGACCACGCCGGCCGAAACGGTGCAGCAGACCTACGTGGACGTGTTCGACATGTCCAAGCGTCACGCGCTGTACCTGTCGTACTGGACCGATGGCGACACCCGCCGCCGCGGCCAGGTGCTCGCGGAGCTGAAACAGCGGTACCGGGAGCACGGGCTGGAGCTGGCGACCACCGGCGAACTGCCGGACCATCTGCCTCTCGTTCTCGAGTTCGCCCGGCACGCGCCCGACGCCGGCGCCGCCCTGCTTCAGGAGTACCGCGCCAGCCTCGAGTTGATCCGGATCGCGCTCGCCGAGCGGGAGTCACCCTATGCCGGCGTGCTGGCCGGCATCTGCCAGACCCTTCCCGGGCGCTCACCGCACGATCGGCAGCAGGCGATGGCCATGGCCGCCGCCGGACCGCCGGCCGAGTCCGTGGGGCTGGACGCGTATGACCCGCGCCTGCTGCCGCTGGCCGGATCGGAGGGCGGACGCTGA